The following proteins are co-located in the Acidobacteriota bacterium genome:
- a CDS encoding DUF2911 domain-containing protein, translated as MTRLVRAGATLAIAGIFGVGVAAQNTVQVHPGTGGSPHVRTSYTIDGAALSIEYGRPSLKGRPEATLMPAGQPWRAGADEATLLTTDKPLKFGALSLAPGTYTINVQPGTQWQIVLGKLSKPGQWGVPYNATLEIGRAPMTVSKTSAPVEQLIIAIDDTPSGAAFRLEWGTTRATAAFTIG; from the coding sequence ATGACTCGACTGGTTCGTGCGGGAGCAACACTGGCAATCGCAGGCATTTTCGGCGTCGGGGTGGCGGCACAGAACACCGTGCAGGTCCACCCGGGCACGGGCGGCAGCCCGCACGTCCGGACGAGCTACACGATCGACGGCGCGGCGCTGTCGATCGAATACGGACGCCCCTCCCTCAAGGGACGTCCCGAGGCGACGCTGATGCCGGCCGGTCAGCCGTGGCGCGCCGGTGCGGACGAAGCGACCCTCCTCACGACCGACAAGCCGCTGAAGTTCGGGGCGCTCTCGCTCGCGCCCGGTACCTACACGATCAACGTCCAGCCCGGCACGCAGTGGCAGATCGTTCTCGGCAAGCTGTCGAAGCCGGGGCAGTGGGGCGTGCCGTACAACGCGACGCTTGAGATCGGACGAGCGCCCATGACGGTCTCGAAGACGAGCGCGCCGGTCGAGCAGTTGATCATCGCGATCGACGACACGCCGTCGGGCGCGGCGTTTCGGCTCGAGTGGGGCACGACGCGCGCGACGGCAGCGTTCACCATCGGCTGA
- a CDS encoding PQQ-dependent sugar dehydrogenase: protein MASIVQTSTCLVVLGAALSLSAAGVLPWTAVRTAAQIERIGASNDGGKPDDNRFTPVQLIPHGELDEPMMFAVLSDERVLVIERKGALKVYDPATRATSLVATIPVNTKYYSPAGRVSEAEEGLISLAIDPDFDRNRWVYMKYADPQAAKHVLARWELRDVEIGGARTLTLVESSKKILLENPAQRERCCHTGGGTAWDAQGNLYITVGNNTGGGMTDERPGMQSSDDQATSGNTNDLRGKILRIHPEPDGTYTIPPGNLFPPGTPGTRPEIYTMGHRNPWRVSVDSRTGYIYWGEVGPPDQRASGGSEPWDELNQARGPGFFGFPYFVGENVPIPVRDFVNTRIKPAQDAARPVNESVNNTGLRVLPPAQPAFIAYSYDPSDKYPLVGSGAQSAVGGPVYHRADFKPDATRLFPRYYEGKWLAADFERGWIMSVRMDDDSRYVAMERFLPGYRPIGVIDLKFGPEGDLYVLDYGSTWFAKSPNSSLVRIEYNGGNRAPMARAQASAAGGAPPFQVQLSAADTRDPDGDPLKYQWRVASGGDTPRTFSAPSPRVAFNAPGLYTATLTVTDSHGATSTASLDIVAGNTPPSVSIEAMGVNRTFFEPGQPVAYTVTIADRDDAAADPARAAVSADAVAEDFDLSALIHGQAPVDASTRFAVAKTYLAKTDCLGCHQPDTPSVGPSFQMLASRYRPETATIAALAAKARAGGAGVWGDTAMPAHPTLAPADAMAIVTYMLRAHDASSALPLAGRVTPDAPPGGRGKLVLRAVYADAPVRGLPSRSGEAMTVLRSTVLSPAAADVVSNVSFGTRTSGEGQATRNTAVTALRNGYVGFKRLDLGGVRQLRLSTTTGGGMGAAGGTIEVRLGGPDGTLVGQATVVPAAPRGRGAGAGAAAAAGAAAPARGGVRGDGPATASVQEITAPGPTIDLTPATGMQDVYFVFRNDRASATQPLFAVSAIRVVF, encoded by the coding sequence ATGGCTTCCATCGTCCAGACCTCCACCTGCCTCGTGGTGCTCGGCGCCGCGCTGTCTCTCTCGGCCGCCGGCGTCCTGCCCTGGACCGCGGTGCGCACGGCCGCGCAGATCGAGCGCATCGGCGCGTCGAACGACGGCGGCAAGCCGGACGACAACCGGTTCACGCCGGTTCAGCTCATCCCGCACGGCGAGCTGGACGAGCCGATGATGTTCGCGGTCCTCTCCGACGAGCGCGTGCTCGTCATCGAACGCAAGGGCGCGCTGAAGGTGTACGACCCGGCCACGCGCGCCACGTCGCTCGTCGCGACGATTCCGGTGAACACGAAGTACTACAGCCCGGCGGGCCGGGTCAGCGAAGCGGAAGAGGGCCTGATCAGCCTCGCGATCGATCCCGACTTCGATCGCAACCGGTGGGTGTACATGAAGTACGCCGATCCGCAGGCGGCCAAGCACGTGCTCGCGCGCTGGGAGCTGCGCGACGTCGAGATCGGCGGCGCGCGCACGCTGACGCTGGTCGAGTCGTCGAAGAAGATCCTGCTCGAGAACCCGGCGCAGCGCGAGCGGTGCTGCCACACGGGCGGCGGCACGGCCTGGGACGCACAGGGCAACCTCTACATCACGGTCGGCAACAACACGGGCGGCGGCATGACCGACGAGCGCCCCGGCATGCAGTCGTCCGACGACCAGGCCACGTCCGGCAACACGAACGACCTGCGCGGCAAGATCCTGCGGATCCATCCGGAGCCCGACGGCACCTACACGATTCCGCCCGGCAACCTCTTTCCGCCCGGCACGCCGGGCACGCGGCCCGAGATCTACACGATGGGCCATCGCAACCCGTGGCGCGTGTCGGTGGACAGCCGCACGGGCTACATCTACTGGGGCGAGGTCGGGCCGCCGGATCAGCGCGCCAGCGGCGGCTCCGAGCCGTGGGACGAGCTGAACCAGGCGCGCGGTCCGGGCTTCTTCGGGTTTCCGTACTTCGTCGGCGAGAACGTGCCGATCCCGGTCCGGGACTTCGTCAACACCCGGATCAAGCCCGCCCAGGATGCGGCGCGCCCGGTCAACGAGTCGGTCAACAACACGGGCCTGCGCGTGCTGCCGCCCGCGCAGCCGGCCTTCATCGCGTATTCGTACGATCCGTCCGACAAGTACCCGCTCGTCGGCTCCGGCGCGCAGAGCGCCGTCGGCGGCCCGGTCTACCACCGCGCGGACTTCAAGCCCGACGCCACGCGGTTGTTCCCGCGCTATTACGAAGGCAAGTGGCTCGCGGCCGATTTCGAGCGCGGCTGGATCATGTCGGTGCGCATGGACGATGACAGCCGGTACGTGGCGATGGAGCGCTTCCTGCCGGGCTATCGGCCGATCGGCGTCATCGACCTCAAGTTCGGCCCGGAGGGCGATCTCTACGTGCTCGACTACGGCAGCACCTGGTTCGCCAAGAGCCCGAACAGCTCGCTCGTCCGCATCGAGTACAACGGCGGCAACCGCGCGCCGATGGCGCGTGCGCAGGCCAGCGCCGCGGGCGGCGCGCCGCCGTTCCAGGTGCAGTTGTCGGCCGCCGACACGCGCGATCCCGACGGCGATCCGCTGAAGTACCAGTGGCGCGTCGCGTCGGGCGGCGACACCCCTCGCACGTTCTCGGCGCCCTCGCCGCGGGTCGCGTTCAACGCTCCCGGTCTCTACACCGCGACGCTCACCGTGACCGATTCCCACGGTGCCACCAGCACCGCCTCGCTCGACATCGTCGCCGGCAACACGCCGCCGTCGGTGAGCATCGAGGCGATGGGCGTGAACCGGACGTTCTTCGAGCCGGGCCAGCCGGTCGCCTACACGGTGACGATTGCGGATCGCGACGACGCCGCGGCGGATCCGGCGCGCGCGGCCGTGAGCGCCGACGCGGTCGCCGAGGACTTCGACCTTTCCGCGCTGATCCACGGGCAGGCGCCGGTGGACGCGTCCACGCGGTTCGCCGTTGCGAAGACGTACCTCGCGAAGACGGATTGCCTCGGCTGCCATCAGCCCGACACGCCGTCGGTCGGGCCGTCGTTCCAGATGCTGGCCAGCCGCTACCGGCCCGAGACCGCGACGATCGCCGCGCTCGCCGCGAAGGCCCGCGCCGGCGGCGCCGGTGTCTGGGGCGACACGGCGATGCCGGCGCACCCGACGCTCGCGCCAGCCGACGCGATGGCCATCGTCACCTACATGCTCCGCGCGCACGACGCGAGCTCCGCGCTGCCGCTCGCCGGCCGCGTGACGCCGGACGCGCCGCCGGGCGGCCGAGGCAAGCTCGTGCTGCGAGCGGTCTATGCGGACGCGCCGGTCCGCGGCCTGCCGTCCCGGTCCGGCGAGGCCATGACGGTGCTGCGATCCACCGTCCTCTCGCCCGCGGCGGCCGACGTCGTCAGCAACGTGAGCTTCGGGACGCGGACGTCAGGCGAAGGGCAGGCGACCCGCAACACGGCGGTGACGGCGCTGCGCAACGGCTACGTGGGGTTCAAGCGTCTCGATCTCGGCGGGGTGAGGCAACTGCGGCTCTCGACCACGACGGGCGGCGGCATGGGCGCGGCGGGCGGCACGATCGAGGTGCGGCTCGGTGGTCCGGACGGGACGCTCGTCGGCCAGGCGACGGTGGTGCCCGCCGCTCCGCGCGGACGCGGCGCTGGCGCCGGCGCGGCAGCCGCGGCCGGCGCGGCGGCACCCGCTCGAGGCGGCGTTCGCGGCGACGGCCCCGCCACCGCGAGCGTGCAGGAGATCACGGCGCCGGGACCGACGATCGATCTGACGCCGGCGACCGGCATGCAGGACGTCTACTTCGTGTTCCGCAACGACCGCGCGTCGGCGACGCAGCCGCTCTTCGCGGTATCGGCCATCAGAGTGGTGTTCTGA
- a CDS encoding response regulator — translation MTTPATPPGPQILLVDDNATNLQVLYQTLDGRGYRLLAARSGKDAIAIAGRARADLILLDVMMPEMDGFETCRRLKAGDATREAAIIFLSAVTEASEKVRGLELGAVDFINKPFQAEEVLARVRTHLTIRDLQQQLRRRNEQLEHELTVAQELLREARDRSDGVLLGDSEAAVRLRRDIEAVAASDDALLISGPPGSDHEAVARVVHHQSRRGGRAIICLNGLSVASHASPSLAETGVDVSVFDKLRLADGGTLYLEGIQHLPHEAQRLLAEHIRTMDEARRQGRTPDPDVRVIASTTRSVDDELDAGRLSPELHRALPATLDLAPLRARLDDLPALAGHILRRQADQAGRTVPIISGESMQRLKRYRWPGNLRELRNVLGAALAASQGPTLDIGEHLLDNGIRVGSYTLIEKLGSGGMGEVWLARHRLLARPAAVKLVRDSVIALDEDGQGVRQRFAREAHATAELQSPHTVQLFDFGMTDTGSFYYVMERLRGLDLQRLIERYGPMPEERAVALLKQACLSLAEAHGLGLVHRDVKPANLFVCRLGREYDFLKVLDFGVVSRHGRRSAEPMTVSGLILGTPAFLAPELVSGRDGFDGRADIYALGCVACWLLTGHPPFEAPDAMALLMHHARTTPGPPSSRRPGAVSPEMDALVLDCLAKDPAKRPATAEVLWERLDRLSAGTPWDQRRAREWWEQHEAGLVGRAGA, via the coding sequence GTGACGACGCCCGCGACACCGCCAGGCCCGCAGATCCTGCTGGTGGACGACAACGCCACCAACCTGCAGGTGCTCTACCAGACGCTCGACGGGAGAGGGTATCGGCTGCTCGCCGCGCGCAGCGGCAAGGATGCGATCGCGATCGCCGGCCGTGCGCGTGCCGATCTGATCCTCCTCGACGTCATGATGCCGGAGATGGACGGCTTCGAGACGTGCCGGCGTCTCAAGGCCGGCGACGCCACACGCGAGGCCGCGATCATCTTTCTGTCGGCCGTGACCGAGGCGAGCGAGAAGGTCCGCGGCCTGGAGCTCGGCGCCGTCGATTTCATCAACAAGCCGTTCCAGGCCGAGGAAGTGCTCGCGCGCGTCAGGACGCACCTGACGATTCGCGATCTCCAGCAGCAGCTCCGCCGGCGCAACGAGCAGCTCGAGCACGAGCTGACCGTCGCGCAGGAGCTGCTGCGCGAGGCGCGCGACCGCAGCGACGGCGTGCTGCTCGGCGACAGCGAAGCGGCCGTGCGGCTGCGCCGCGACATCGAGGCGGTCGCGGCCTCCGACGACGCGCTGCTCATCAGCGGGCCGCCGGGCAGCGACCACGAGGCCGTCGCGCGCGTCGTGCACCATCAGTCGCGCCGCGGCGGGCGCGCCATCATCTGCCTCAACGGCCTGTCGGTCGCGTCGCACGCATCGCCGTCGCTCGCCGAGACCGGCGTCGACGTGAGCGTCTTCGACAAGCTGCGCCTGGCCGACGGCGGCACGCTCTACCTCGAGGGCATCCAGCACCTGCCGCACGAGGCGCAGCGCCTGCTCGCCGAGCACATCCGGACGATGGACGAGGCGCGACGCCAGGGCCGCACGCCGGATCCCGACGTTCGCGTGATCGCGTCGACGACGCGGAGCGTGGACGACGAGCTGGACGCCGGGCGCCTCTCGCCCGAGCTGCACCGCGCGCTGCCGGCGACGCTGGATCTCGCGCCGCTGCGCGCGCGGCTCGACGATCTGCCGGCGCTCGCCGGCCACATCCTCCGGCGCCAGGCCGACCAGGCCGGCCGGACCGTGCCGATCATCTCCGGCGAATCGATGCAGCGGCTGAAGCGCTACCGCTGGCCGGGCAACCTGCGCGAGCTGCGCAACGTGCTGGGCGCGGCGCTCGCTGCGAGCCAGGGGCCGACCCTCGACATCGGCGAGCACCTGCTCGACAACGGCATCCGCGTCGGCAGCTACACGCTGATCGAGAAGCTCGGATCGGGCGGGATGGGCGAAGTGTGGCTGGCGCGGCATCGGCTGCTCGCGCGTCCGGCGGCCGTCAAGCTCGTCCGCGATTCGGTCATCGCGCTCGACGAGGACGGCCAGGGCGTGCGCCAGCGCTTCGCCCGCGAGGCGCACGCGACCGCCGAGCTGCAATCGCCGCACACCGTGCAGCTCTTCGACTTCGGCATGACCGACACCGGCAGCTTCTACTACGTGATGGAGCGGCTCCGCGGCCTCGACCTCCAGCGGTTGATCGAGCGCTACGGTCCGATGCCCGAGGAGCGCGCCGTCGCGCTGCTGAAGCAGGCGTGCCTGTCGCTCGCCGAGGCGCACGGCCTGGGCCTCGTGCATCGCGACGTCAAGCCGGCCAACCTCTTCGTCTGCCGATTGGGCCGGGAGTACGATTTCCTCAAAGTGCTCGACTTCGGCGTGGTCTCACGGCACGGCCGGCGATCGGCGGAGCCGATGACCGTCTCGGGCCTGATCCTCGGGACGCCGGCGTTCCTGGCGCCGGAGCTCGTGTCCGGGCGCGACGGCTTCGACGGCCGCGCGGACATCTACGCGCTCGGCTGCGTCGCGTGCTGGTTGCTCACCGGGCATCCGCCGTTCGAAGCGCCCGACGCGATGGCGCTCCTGATGCACCACGCGAGGACGACGCCCGGGCCGCCGTCGAGCCGGCGGCCCGGTGCGGTCTCGCCGGAGATGGACGCGCTCGTGCTCGACTGTCTCGCGAAGGATCCCGCCAAGCGGCCTGCCACGGCCGAGGTCCTCTGGGAGCGCCTCGATCGGCTGTCGGCCGGTACGCCATGGGATCAGCGCCGCGCGCGCGAGTGGTGGGAGCAGCACGAAGCCGGCCTCGTGGGCCGCGCGGGCGCCTGA
- a CDS encoding PQQ-binding-like beta-propeller repeat protein, which yields MSQRRQLLPFRALVVAVVVVSSAWIVSGQQPRREWRDYGGGPASSRFVELTQITRSNVADLEVAWTYPHGQTGFNPVMARGVIYARGRGNALVALDAATGRELWVHDQVGGIAPRGINYWENADGSDRRLIFTINDYLQEIDAKTGRLVRTFGVNGAVDLREGLGRDPSTLGRVQSGTPGKVWQNLILLGSAPGEAYFSAPGDLRAFDVVTGKLVWQFHTVPHPGEFGYETWPKDAWKYIGGANTWGEVSIDAARGIAYFPTGSATFDYYGGDRVGQNLFANCLIALDARTGRRLWHFQNVHHDLWDFDNVSAPQLTTIRHDGRTVDVVAMAGKTGYLYVFDRVSGQPIWPIEERPVPTKTDVPGEVLWPTQPIPTNPPPFGRQTFGLDDINPYLLTDEQRASYRQRVAKARNDGQFTPIGFDEVVHMPGNHGGSNYGSTSADPRNGRVYVITFNVPALMRLLRTGEQPSAAGAGASIPGFTQYQTHCQACHGPMLQGSGSVPSLIGVASRVPAADLRAVIVNGRNQMPANHQLSDEDVNALMSLLALASGGATAGGPAADPPAAGVLVESGPAAVRPSSGGRGGGGGGGLMGAGDYPDGVSAPARLVMDGYGLHPDLINPPYTTLTGYDLNTGTIKWQIGLGDEPRLVARGIRGTGAANLGVKGSVVVTANGLLFVNAADQKVHVYDADSGKELHQLPLGAPTSGSPSMYEHGGRQYLLVTASGQTPAVKEAVYPTGPTGLVAYALKKR from the coding sequence ATGTCCCAGCGCCGCCAGCTCTTGCCGTTCCGCGCGCTCGTCGTCGCGGTGGTCGTCGTCTCGTCAGCATGGATCGTGTCGGGCCAGCAGCCGCGCCGCGAGTGGCGCGACTACGGCGGCGGCCCCGCCTCGTCGCGGTTCGTCGAGCTGACCCAGATCACGCGGTCGAACGTCGCGGACCTCGAGGTGGCCTGGACGTACCCGCACGGGCAGACCGGGTTCAATCCCGTGATGGCGCGTGGCGTCATCTACGCGCGCGGGCGCGGCAACGCGCTCGTCGCGCTGGACGCGGCGACGGGCCGCGAGCTGTGGGTGCACGACCAGGTGGGCGGCATCGCGCCGCGCGGCATCAACTACTGGGAGAACGCGGACGGCAGCGATCGACGGCTGATCTTCACGATCAACGACTACTTGCAGGAGATCGACGCGAAGACCGGCCGGCTCGTCCGCACGTTCGGCGTCAACGGCGCCGTGGATCTGCGCGAGGGCCTCGGGCGCGATCCGTCGACGCTCGGGCGCGTGCAGTCCGGCACGCCCGGCAAGGTGTGGCAGAACCTGATCCTTCTCGGGTCCGCGCCGGGCGAGGCGTACTTCTCCGCGCCGGGCGACCTGCGCGCCTTCGACGTCGTCACCGGCAAGCTCGTGTGGCAGTTCCACACCGTGCCGCACCCGGGCGAGTTCGGGTACGAGACGTGGCCCAAGGACGCGTGGAAGTACATCGGCGGTGCGAACACGTGGGGCGAGGTCTCGATCGACGCGGCGCGCGGCATCGCGTACTTCCCGACCGGATCGGCGACGTTCGACTACTACGGCGGCGACCGCGTCGGCCAGAATCTCTTCGCCAACTGCCTCATCGCGCTCGACGCCAGGACGGGCAGGCGCCTCTGGCACTTCCAGAACGTCCACCACGATCTCTGGGACTTCGACAACGTCTCGGCGCCGCAGTTGACGACGATCCGTCACGACGGCCGCACGGTGGACGTCGTCGCGATGGCGGGCAAGACCGGGTACCTCTACGTCTTCGACCGCGTCAGCGGGCAGCCGATCTGGCCGATCGAGGAGCGGCCGGTGCCGACGAAGACCGACGTGCCGGGCGAGGTGCTCTGGCCGACGCAGCCGATCCCGACGAACCCGCCGCCGTTCGGCCGGCAGACGTTCGGGCTCGACGACATCAACCCGTACCTGCTGACCGACGAGCAGCGCGCGAGCTATCGCCAGCGCGTCGCGAAGGCGCGCAACGACGGCCAGTTCACGCCGATCGGCTTCGACGAAGTCGTGCACATGCCGGGCAATCACGGCGGGTCCAACTACGGCAGCACGTCGGCGGATCCGCGGAACGGCCGCGTCTACGTGATCACGTTCAACGTGCCGGCGCTCATGCGGCTGCTCAGGACGGGCGAGCAGCCGAGCGCCGCCGGCGCCGGCGCGTCGATTCCGGGGTTCACTCAGTACCAGACGCACTGCCAGGCCTGCCACGGTCCGATGCTGCAGGGCAGCGGCAGCGTGCCGTCGCTCATCGGCGTCGCGTCGCGCGTTCCGGCCGCCGATCTCCGTGCCGTCATCGTCAACGGCCGCAACCAGATGCCCGCGAACCACCAGTTGAGCGACGAGGACGTGAACGCGTTGATGTCGCTGCTCGCGTTGGCGAGCGGCGGCGCGACGGCCGGCGGTCCGGCGGCCGATCCGCCGGCGGCCGGCGTGCTCGTCGAGTCCGGTCCGGCTGCCGTGCGGCCGTCGTCGGGCGGGCGGGGAGGCGGCGGAGGTGGGGGCCTGATGGGCGCGGGCGACTACCCGGACGGTGTGTCCGCGCCGGCGCGGCTCGTGATGGATGGCTACGGGCTCCATCCCGATCTGATCAATCCGCCCTACACGACGCTCACCGGGTACGACCTCAACACCGGCACGATCAAGTGGCAGATCGGGCTCGGCGACGAGCCGCGGCTCGTCGCGCGCGGCATCCGCGGCACCGGAGCGGCCAACCTCGGCGTCAAGGGATCGGTGGTCGTCACCGCGAACGGCCTGCTGTTCGTCAACGCCGCGGACCAGAAGGTCCACGTGTACGACGCGGACAGCGGCAAGGAGCTGCACCAGTTGCCGCTCGGCGCGCCGACGAGCGGCTCGCCGTCGATGTACGAGCACGGCGGCCGGCAGTACCTGCTCGTCACCGCGTCGGGCCAGACGCCGGCCGTCAAGGAGGCGGTGTATCCAACGGGACCGACCGGTCTCGTCGCCTACGCGCTGAAGAAGCGCTAG
- a CDS encoding ATP-dependent DNA ligase, with protein MRFAEVAGVSDAVAATSSRLDKIGRMAELVRRLAPDDVVPVVAWLSGAPRQGRIGIGHAAISAAAGTRPAEAPELTVADVDARLDELARVAGSGAARERARQLTALFEKATRPEQDFLRRLLYGELRQGALEGVVLEAVARAAGVSAARLRRAVLMAGDLPAAAHAALAGGERALDAIAVRVMQPIRPMLADSAEGLDAALDDLSDAGAALEYKLDGARVQLHKAGDDVRVFSRTLNDVTASVPEIAAVVAALPARSLILDGEVIALGPGGTPRPFQTTMRRFGRTRGVDDLRLDLPLTLFAFDCLLVDDAPLVDEPLERRVAVLQDAADALSVPRVVRPTRAEAAAFARDAADRGHEGVMAKSLAAPYAAGRRGAAWLKVKQARTLDLVVLAAEWGHGRRRGWLSNLHLGARDPATRTFVMLGKTFKGMTDEMLAWQTERLLSLEVARDGIVVFVRPELVVEVAFNEIQDSRVYAGGLALRFARVKRYRTDKTAEDANTIDDVRRLAGPREPG; from the coding sequence ATGCGGTTCGCGGAGGTGGCCGGCGTATCAGACGCCGTGGCGGCGACGTCGAGCCGCCTCGACAAGATCGGCCGGATGGCGGAGCTCGTTCGTCGCCTCGCCCCTGACGACGTCGTGCCCGTCGTCGCCTGGCTGTCGGGCGCGCCGCGCCAGGGACGGATTGGCATCGGCCACGCCGCGATTTCCGCCGCCGCGGGGACGAGGCCGGCCGAGGCGCCCGAGCTGACCGTCGCGGACGTGGACGCGCGGCTCGACGAGTTGGCGCGCGTGGCCGGATCCGGCGCCGCGCGCGAGCGCGCCCGGCAGCTCACGGCGCTGTTCGAGAAGGCGACGCGGCCCGAACAGGACTTCCTGCGGCGGCTGCTCTACGGCGAGCTGCGGCAGGGCGCGCTCGAAGGCGTCGTGCTCGAGGCCGTCGCGCGCGCCGCCGGCGTGTCGGCGGCGCGGCTCAGGCGCGCCGTGCTCATGGCGGGCGACCTGCCGGCGGCGGCGCACGCGGCGCTCGCCGGCGGCGAGCGCGCGCTCGACGCCATCGCCGTTCGCGTCATGCAACCGATCCGGCCGATGCTCGCCGACTCGGCCGAGGGACTCGATGCCGCGCTCGACGATCTCTCCGACGCCGGCGCCGCCCTCGAGTACAAGCTCGACGGCGCGCGCGTGCAGCTCCACAAGGCGGGAGACGACGTCCGCGTCTTCTCGCGCACGCTGAACGACGTCACGGCGTCGGTGCCGGAGATCGCCGCGGTCGTCGCGGCCCTGCCCGCGCGCAGCCTGATCCTCGACGGCGAGGTCATCGCGCTCGGCCCCGGCGGCACGCCGCGGCCGTTTCAAACGACCATGCGGCGCTTCGGACGCACGCGCGGCGTCGACGACCTGCGCCTCGACCTGCCGCTCACGCTCTTCGCCTTCGACTGCCTGCTCGTCGACGACGCGCCGCTCGTGGACGAGCCGCTCGAGCGCCGCGTGGCCGTGCTGCAGGATGCGGCCGACGCCCTGTCGGTGCCACGCGTCGTTCGGCCGACCCGTGCGGAGGCCGCCGCGTTCGCGCGCGACGCGGCGGACCGCGGGCACGAGGGCGTGATGGCCAAGTCGCTCGCGGCACCGTACGCCGCCGGACGCCGCGGCGCCGCGTGGCTCAAGGTCAAGCAGGCGCGGACGCTCGACCTGGTCGTGCTCGCCGCCGAATGGGGGCACGGCCGCCGGCGCGGCTGGCTCAGCAACCTGCACCTCGGCGCACGCGACCCGGCGACGCGCACGTTCGTCATGCTCGGCAAGACCTTCAAGGGCATGACCGACGAGATGCTCGCCTGGCAGACGGAGCGCCTGCTGTCGCTCGAAGTGGCGCGCGACGGGATCGTCGTCTTCGTCCGGCCCGAGCTCGTCGTGGAGGTGGCCTTCAACGAGATCCAGGACAGCCGGGTGTACGCCGGCGGGCTCGCGCTCCGATTCGCGCGCGTGAAGCGCTACCGCACCGACAAGACGGCCGAGGACGCGAACACGATCGACGACGTGCGGCGGCTGGCCGGGCCGCGCGAGCCAGGGTAG